A part of uncultured Treponema sp. genomic DNA contains:
- the ybeY gene encoding rRNA maturation RNase YbeY, with protein MGNQIFVGMEDGKTSPVWIEKIEPFAQKVMQKCGWDGEEFSILFCSDEYIQYLNKTYRNIDSPTDVLSFENGEKYTDEDNVVWLQAGDIAISVDTLPKNSEYFEVSQNEELKRLIIHGILHLNGYDHGEEHVEKNVEPKCEMLVLQKKLMKELEQEIIIEETEK; from the coding sequence ATGGGAAACCAGATTTTTGTGGGCATGGAAGACGGAAAAACTTCTCCTGTCTGGATAGAAAAAATTGAGCCTTTCGCGCAAAAAGTCATGCAGAAATGCGGCTGGGACGGCGAGGAATTTTCTATTCTTTTCTGCTCCGATGAATATATTCAGTATTTAAATAAAACTTACCGAAATATAGATAGCCCCACTGATGTCTTGAGTTTTGAAAACGGCGAAAAATATACTGACGAAGACAATGTTGTTTGGCTTCAGGCTGGAGATATTGCAATAAGCGTTGACACTTTGCCGAAAAATTCAGAGTATTTTGAAGTGAGCCAGAACGAAGAGCTAAAGCGGCTTATAATCCACGGAATTCTTCATTTGAACGGATATGACCACGGAGAAGAGCACGTTGAAAAAAATGTGGAGCCAAAATGCGAAATGCTTGTTCTGCAAAAAAAACTGATGAAAGAATTAGAGCAGGAAATTATAATAGAAGAAACTGAAAAATAG
- a CDS encoding hemolysin family protein, which yields MFGLKKENSKKNDQKISAAEEAQQEILAEEKNDMIQGVEELAVTTVKEVMVPRIDVDFISMETPEEELLKKVTESGHSRIPVYSGSIDNVVGILYVKDLIKTLAEKLPIDLEKIIRKPYFVPESKHIDSLLREFKRRHVHIAVSIDEYGGVSGIVCMEDIIEEIVGDIQDEFDNEHEDIISLSENAWICDARVDLDTLNEEIGSDFPTENFDTLGGFVFDLFGKIPVKFEKISWNQWDFIIQEMEGHKVDTIKIMRKKED from the coding sequence ATGTTTGGACTTAAAAAAGAAAATTCAAAGAAAAACGATCAGAAAATCTCTGCCGCAGAAGAAGCCCAGCAGGAAATTTTAGCTGAAGAAAAAAACGACATGATTCAGGGAGTTGAAGAGCTTGCGGTAACGACCGTAAAGGAAGTAATGGTTCCTAGAATCGATGTTGATTTTATTTCAATGGAAACTCCAGAAGAAGAGCTTCTAAAAAAGGTTACAGAAAGCGGTCATTCCCGCATTCCGGTTTATTCCGGTTCAATAGACAATGTTGTTGGAATTCTTTATGTAAAGGACTTGATAAAAACTCTTGCAGAAAAACTTCCGATTGACTTGGAAAAAATAATCCGCAAGCCTTATTTTGTTCCAGAAAGCAAGCACATCGACAGCCTTTTGCGCGAATTTAAAAGACGGCACGTTCATATTGCGGTAAGCATTGACGAGTACGGCGGAGTTTCCGGGATTGTCTGCATGGAAGATATTATAGAAGAAATTGTTGGCGACATTCAGGACGAATTTGACAATGAGCATGAGGACATAATTTCGCTTTCTGAAAACGCCTGGATTTGCGATGCGCGTGTTGACCTTGACACTTTAAATGAAGAAATCGGCTCGGATTTTCCTACAGAAAACTTTGATACTTTGGGCGGATTTGTGTTCGACTTGTTCGGAAAAATTCCTGTAAAGTTTGAAAAGATTTCATGGAACCAGTGGGATTTTATTATTCAGGAAATGGAAGGCCACAAGGTTGACACAATAAAAATAATGCGGAAAAAAGAAGACTGA
- a CDS encoding tetratricopeptide repeat protein: MKRNIFHSFTLAFLLLIFAYPLCAQKKSALELFKQAQELQQQSRWFDAVDLYQEALLLNPQYGDALYNLALCHYALGSYDLSVQYADEASKYARNFSDIQNLKGLSLISLGKVNEAKDVFNQILKKYPNDVNARFGLAELDLLDGRLTVAENRYQDALKRDASNRKALLSLALVSAEMGKSEVSENYIRQALSFYSGEPEVHYMAAYLSAKNGDYKSAEQRARSAVLINGNFDKAYSLLAGILYAQKRYNEVTDICDFRIGRNRDSVDAWYLKGLSLQKLGKNEDAIETYETGLSIAPQDEIMRNALEQLAGSYLSIEDSRRNTWAVFHSAKAEEYGRNFDGIAERYEYQKALSVSPLNNKIRQSFADMLERDGHYELYLQQLKFIRENEVSAESEIQTNENSPAAKRTREQIKNDDAIEVYESLLRNNIASRWNVDPFYLDKTRWNIGIYYTKKPVQLFHADLEEISALAAKDVFNGVPSAYVDVQSEPVSGYGEAFRLARNSGRDYFIILTASETERTYSLDAVIYSARTGTKTSEVHVYRTGNDCVARALQRFRQGVLDILPIRGKVLRNVHGQLLVDLGKNDGVSKDSEFDIVRKGSVITKDSGPGVSYNKKDFLGTFKVENADEEISEGVYKKNGFYDTLNVGDEIVLTKNPEKETSTLGNRPAANASGDPATEEARKAELESLKESLRPASRENDLIHLIRTII; encoded by the coding sequence ATGAAAAGAAATATTTTTCATAGTTTTACGCTTGCTTTTCTGCTTTTGATTTTTGCGTATCCGTTATGCGCCCAAAAGAAATCTGCCTTGGAGCTTTTTAAGCAGGCGCAGGAACTTCAGCAGCAGAGCAGGTGGTTTGACGCGGTTGACCTTTATCAGGAAGCTCTTTTGCTGAATCCGCAGTATGGAGACGCTCTTTACAATCTTGCGCTTTGCCATTATGCGCTTGGAAGCTATGATCTTTCCGTTCAGTATGCGGACGAAGCTTCAAAATATGCGCGCAATTTCAGCGATATTCAAAATTTAAAAGGCTTGTCTTTGATTTCTCTTGGAAAAGTAAACGAAGCAAAAGACGTTTTCAATCAGATTTTAAAAAAATATCCAAACGATGTAAACGCGAGATTCGGACTTGCAGAACTTGATTTGCTTGACGGCCGTCTTACTGTTGCGGAAAACCGTTATCAGGATGCTTTAAAACGCGACGCTTCAAATAGAAAAGCACTTTTAAGCCTTGCTCTTGTAAGCGCGGAAATGGGAAAGTCAGAAGTTTCTGAAAACTACATAAGGCAGGCTCTTTCCTTTTACAGCGGCGAGCCGGAAGTTCATTACATGGCGGCATATCTTTCTGCGAAAAACGGCGACTACAAAAGTGCCGAGCAGCGAGCAAGAAGCGCAGTTCTTATCAACGGAAACTTTGACAAGGCGTATTCTCTTTTAGCTGGAATTCTTTATGCGCAGAAACGATACAATGAAGTCACTGATATTTGCGACTTTAGAATCGGGCGGAACAGAGATTCTGTTGACGCTTGGTATTTAAAAGGTCTTTCACTTCAAAAGCTTGGCAAAAATGAAGATGCGATTGAAACTTATGAAACTGGACTTTCAATTGCGCCGCAAGATGAAATTATGCGGAATGCTCTTGAGCAGCTTGCAGGAAGTTATCTTTCAATTGAAGATTCAAGGCGGAACACTTGGGCTGTTTTTCATTCGGCAAAGGCGGAAGAATATGGCCGCAACTTTGATGGAATTGCAGAACGCTACGAATATCAAAAGGCGCTTTCTGTTTCTCCGCTTAACAATAAAATCAGGCAGTCGTTTGCCGATATGCTTGAGCGCGACGGACACTACGAGCTTTATCTTCAGCAGCTGAAATTCATAAGAGAAAATGAAGTTTCCGCAGAATCAGAAATTCAGACAAACGAAAATTCACCTGCGGCAAAAAGAACTCGCGAGCAGATAAAGAACGATGACGCGATTGAAGTTTACGAAAGTCTTTTGCGGAACAACATTGCTTCCCGCTGGAATGTAGATCCATTTTATTTGGACAAGACAAGATGGAACATTGGAATTTATTATACAAAAAAGCCAGTCCAGCTGTTCCATGCCGACTTGGAGGAAATTTCCGCGCTAGCTGCAAAAGATGTTTTTAACGGAGTTCCTTCCGCTTATGTTGATGTTCAGTCTGAGCCAGTTAGCGGCTACGGCGAGGCGTTCCGGCTTGCAAGAAATTCCGGGCGCGACTATTTTATAATTTTGACTGCTTCTGAAACTGAACGCACATATTCGCTTGATGCTGTTATTTATTCGGCTAGAACAGGAACAAAAACTTCCGAAGTCCATGTTTACAGAACTGGAAACGACTGTGTGGCGCGCGCTTTGCAAAGATTCCGGCAGGGAGTTTTGGATATTCTTCCAATCCGCGGAAAAGTTTTGCGCAATGTTCACGGACAGCTTCTTGTTGACCTTGGAAAAAATGACGGAGTTTCAAAAGATTCAGAGTTCGACATTGTCCGCAAGGGAAGCGTTATAACAAAAGATTCAGGTCCCGGAGTTTCGTATAACAAAAAAGATTTTCTTGGAACATTCAAAGTTGAAAATGCTGACGAGGAAATTTCAGAAGGCGTTTATAAGAAAAACGGATTTTATGACACGCTGAATGTTGGCGATGAAATTGTTCTTACAAAGAATCCTGAAAAAGAAACTTCTACGCTTGGCAACCGCCCGGCTGCAAATGCAAGCGGAGATCCTGCAACAGAAGAAGCAAGAAAAGCTGAGCTTGAATCATTGAAAGAATCGCTTCGTCCGGCTTCAAGAGAAAACGATTTGATTCACTTGATAAGAACGATTATTTAA
- a CDS encoding phosphoglycerate kinase, whose amino-acid sequence MIKTVKDVDLKGKRIIMRVDFNVPMKDGVVQDDTRIMAALPTIKYILEQKPRSLVLMSHLGDPNKDVKKAKEKAEKAGKTWTDADSEKFINGKNRMKPVVEYFAAKLGKPVTFLPDALGQKAAIDALPEGAVAMLENVRFHKEETSKDSAERDVMAKELATYGDIFVNDAFGTAHRDQASTASIAKFMPVPSVGGFLMEKEVKYIQPMVENPPKPQVAIIGGAKVSSKIAVLESLLKNASVLVIGGGMAYTFLKAQGHKVGISLVEDDFIDTAKKLLKDAEAKGVKIVLPVDHVAADKFDANATPVAVDGVDIPDNLMAMDVGPKTIALYKDVLSTAKSVVWNGPVGVFEFDAFAKGTEAVANLVAVATGRGAMTVVGGGDSVAAVNKFHLADKMSHVSTGGGASLEFLEGKTLPGIAILATK is encoded by the coding sequence ATGATTAAAACAGTAAAAGACGTTGATCTTAAAGGCAAACGCATTATCATGCGCGTTGATTTTAACGTTCCTATGAAAGATGGTGTTGTCCAGGATGACACACGTATTATGGCGGCTCTTCCTACAATTAAATATATTCTTGAGCAGAAACCGCGCTCGCTTGTTCTTATGAGCCATCTTGGTGACCCTAACAAAGATGTGAAAAAAGCAAAAGAGAAGGCTGAAAAAGCTGGAAAAACTTGGACAGATGCTGATTCAGAAAAATTTATCAACGGCAAGAACCGCATGAAGCCGGTTGTTGAATATTTTGCCGCAAAACTTGGAAAACCAGTTACTTTCCTTCCTGATGCGCTCGGACAGAAGGCTGCAATCGATGCTCTTCCAGAAGGCGCGGTTGCAATGCTTGAAAATGTCCGCTTCCACAAAGAAGAAACTTCAAAAGATTCTGCAGAACGCGATGTTATGGCAAAAGAGCTTGCTACTTACGGTGATATTTTTGTAAACGATGCTTTCGGAACTGCTCACCGCGATCAGGCTTCTACAGCTTCAATTGCTAAATTCATGCCTGTTCCGTCTGTTGGCGGATTCCTTATGGAAAAAGAAGTAAAATATATCCAGCCAATGGTTGAAAATCCTCCAAAACCGCAGGTTGCAATTATCGGCGGTGCAAAAGTTTCTTCAAAGATTGCGGTTCTTGAATCACTTCTTAAGAACGCAAGCGTTCTTGTAATCGGTGGCGGTATGGCTTACACATTCCTTAAGGCTCAGGGACACAAGGTCGGAATCTCTTTGGTTGAAGATGACTTTATCGACACAGCTAAAAAACTTTTGAAAGACGCTGAAGCTAAAGGTGTTAAGATTGTTCTTCCTGTTGACCATGTTGCTGCAGATAAATTCGACGCTAATGCTACTCCAGTTGCTGTTGACGGTGTTGATATTCCGGACAATCTTATGGCTATGGATGTCGGTCCTAAGACTATCGCCCTTTACAAGGATGTTCTTTCAACAGCAAAATCTGTTGTATGGAACGGACCTGTAGGCGTATTTGAATTTGACGCATTCGCAAAGGGAACTGAAGCTGTCGCAAACCTTGTCGCAGTGGCAACTGGACGCGGCGCAATGACTGTTGTTGGCGGTGGTGACTCTGTTGCCGCTGTGAACAAGTTCCACCTTGCAGACAAGATGAGTCACGTTTCAACAGGCGGTGGTGCTTCACTTGAATTCCTTGAAGGAAAAACATTGCCAGGAATCGCTATTTTGGCTACAAAATAA
- a CDS encoding class I SAM-dependent rRNA methyltransferase, whose amino-acid sequence MNKTVRIMLKPKEDREISQGFPWVYDNEISTVKFPLDEGMKTSSLEECAVEDGTIVEVCSNAGGFLGSGVINRKSKITVRMISSLHADKILEDMKGFWAKKIRDAVNIRNLSFKSDDSCRLVFGEADFIPGLIVEKYVSKGKVYLVVQFLALACEKFRNEILGALKDFVKPDFIFERSDAAVREKEGLAEKSGWIGKAGQEVIEIEENGVHLLVDIARGQKTGYFLDQKFNREKIKKFCHGKKVLDTFTHTGAFGLNAVKAGAREVVSVDISQEAVDMVEKNIALNGAEEKMKAVCADVFDLLKQYEASGEKFDVIILDPPAFTKKAGKIEKAYGGYKEINLRAMRILNEGGILVSCSCSHYFDENTFYSMLMHSAMDSHKRVQVLEKLGAAPDHPILLGYPKSEYLKCAVCRVI is encoded by the coding sequence ATGAATAAAACTGTAAGAATTATGTTAAAGCCTAAAGAAGACCGTGAGATTTCTCAGGGATTTCCGTGGGTTTACGATAATGAAATTTCAACTGTAAAGTTTCCGCTTGATGAAGGCATGAAAACTTCGTCTCTTGAAGAATGCGCTGTGGAGGACGGAACTATTGTCGAAGTCTGTTCCAATGCCGGAGGATTTCTTGGCAGCGGAGTAATAAACAGAAAGTCAAAAATTACTGTGCGCATGATTTCTTCCTTGCACGCGGATAAAATTTTGGAAGACATGAAAGGCTTTTGGGCAAAGAAAATCCGGGATGCCGTAAATATCAGAAACCTTAGCTTTAAAAGCGATGACAGCTGCCGTCTTGTTTTTGGCGAGGCTGATTTTATTCCCGGACTTATTGTGGAAAAATATGTTTCAAAAGGCAAAGTTTATCTTGTCGTTCAGTTTTTGGCTCTTGCGTGTGAAAAGTTTAGAAATGAAATTCTTGGCGCGCTCAAAGATTTTGTAAAGCCTGATTTTATTTTTGAAAGAAGCGATGCGGCTGTGCGTGAAAAAGAAGGACTTGCAGAAAAATCCGGCTGGATTGGCAAGGCAGGGCAGGAAGTAATTGAAATAGAAGAAAACGGAGTTCATTTGCTTGTTGACATTGCCCGCGGACAAAAGACCGGCTACTTTCTTGATCAGAAATTCAACCGTGAAAAAATTAAAAAATTCTGCCATGGAAAAAAAGTTTTGGACACTTTTACGCATACAGGAGCGTTCGGGCTTAATGCTGTAAAGGCTGGTGCGCGTGAAGTTGTAAGTGTGGACATTTCGCAGGAAGCCGTGGATATGGTTGAAAAAAATATTGCGCTTAACGGTGCTGAAGAAAAAATGAAGGCTGTTTGTGCTGATGTGTTTGACCTTCTTAAGCAGTACGAAGCTAGCGGCGAAAAGTTCGATGTGATTATTCTTGATCCTCCAGCGTTTACCAAGAAAGCTGGAAAAATTGAAAAGGCTTACGGCGGATACAAGGAAATAAATTTGCGCGCTATGAGAATTCTTAATGAAGGCGGAATTCTTGTTTCCTGCTCTTGCTCTCATTATTTTGATGAAAATACATTTTATTCAATGCTTATGCATTCAGCGATGGACAGCCATAAGCGTGTTCAGGTTTTGGAAAAACTTGGAGCGGCTCCTGACCATCCAATTCTTCTGGGCTATCCTAAGAGCGAATATCTTAAATGCGCTGTGTGCCGGGTGATTTAA
- the miaA gene encoding tRNA (adenosine(37)-N6)-dimethylallyltransferase MiaA, with amino-acid sequence MQDKNVNCVVLLGPTAVGKTAIAVRLADKFGWDIISADSRQVYKGLDLGSGKDLSEYSINGRQIPYHLIDIATLDSEYNVFCFQQDFYRTFNSLKSQGKFAFVAGGTGMYLDSVVRGYDLLTVPENLEQKNELEKKSLEELGAMLLSLKPELHNKSDLAIKERVVKALQIELFKASPEGIKARSELLSRPKIEPLVIGTTLNRDELYKNIEIRLRQRIQEGMIEEVENLHKQFSWERLEKLGLEYRFVSFYLEGKINSKEEMESQLCASIRHFAKRQETWFRGMERKGVKIHWLPRETSKEARYLAAVDLIEKFVPGA; translated from the coding sequence ATGCAGGATAAAAATGTAAACTGCGTAGTTCTGCTTGGACCTACCGCTGTGGGAAAAACTGCCATTGCGGTTCGCCTTGCAGACAAATTCGGCTGGGATATAATTTCCGCGGATTCAAGGCAAGTGTACAAAGGGCTTGATCTTGGAAGCGGAAAAGATTTGTCTGAATATTCCATAAATGGAAGGCAGATTCCCTATCATCTTATAGACATTGCAACTTTGGACTCTGAGTACAACGTGTTTTGTTTTCAGCAGGATTTTTACAGAACTTTCAATTCTCTTAAGTCGCAGGGAAAATTTGCATTTGTAGCAGGCGGAACTGGAATGTATCTTGATTCCGTTGTGCGCGGCTACGACCTTCTTACCGTTCCAGAAAATCTTGAGCAGAAAAATGAACTTGAAAAAAAATCACTTGAAGAGCTTGGAGCTATGCTTTTGTCTCTTAAGCCTGAACTGCACAACAAAAGCGATCTTGCTATAAAGGAACGTGTTGTAAAGGCTTTGCAGATTGAACTTTTCAAGGCAAGTCCAGAAGGAATAAAAGCAAGAAGTGAACTTTTGAGCCGCCCTAAAATTGAGCCTCTTGTAATCGGCACAACTTTAAACAGAGATGAGCTTTACAAAAATATTGAAATTCGCCTGCGCCAGAGAATTCAAGAAGGCATGATTGAAGAAGTTGAAAATCTTCACAAGCAATTTTCGTGGGAACGCCTTGAAAAACTTGGGCTTGAGTACAGATTTGTAAGTTTCTATTTGGAAGGAAAAATCAATTCAAAGGAAGAAATGGAAAGCCAGCTGTGCGCTTCTATACGCCATTTTGCGAAACGGCAGGAAACTTGGTTCCGCGGAATGGAGCGTAAAGGCGTAAAAATACATTGGCTTCCCCGCGAAACAAGCAAGGAAGCTAGGTATTTGGCTGCTGTTGACTTAATTGAAAAGTTTGTGCCGGGAGCTTAG
- a CDS encoding TatD family hydrolase — protein MLCDSHLHIAECENFIPAHFCCSCAHSKEEFFVQEEIASKSGGKVLCAFGLHPQKPLLENADFLESLLVQKKILAVGETGFDFFTPELKSCAVQQKKAFEVCLELATEHKVPLVIHDRKALDLVFYYSAGLKKCASVVFHSFAFTARDAISILNHGINAYFSFGKPLLNGNKKSIGCVKELPQEKILLETDAPYQTLKDEEKTSPLQIKQVYEKTCEIRGINVEEFENCMLKNFFNAFDLAEINCF, from the coding sequence ATGCTTTGCGATTCTCATTTGCATATTGCCGAATGTGAAAACTTTATTCCGGCTCATTTTTGCTGCTCATGCGCTCATTCAAAAGAAGAATTTTTTGTTCAGGAAGAAATTGCTTCAAAAAGCGGCGGAAAAGTTTTATGCGCATTTGGTCTTCATCCGCAGAAACCTTTGCTTGAAAATGCTGATTTTTTGGAAAGCCTTTTAGTTCAAAAAAAAATTCTTGCAGTTGGAGAAACTGGATTTGACTTTTTTACACCGGAATTAAAATCTTGCGCAGTTCAGCAGAAAAAAGCATTTGAAGTTTGCCTTGAACTTGCCACGGAGCATAAAGTTCCTCTTGTAATCCATGATAGAAAGGCGCTGGATCTTGTGTTTTATTATTCAGCCGGATTAAAAAAATGCGCTTCGGTTGTTTTTCATTCATTTGCTTTCACTGCAAGAGATGCCATTTCAATTTTGAACCACGGAATAAATGCGTATTTTTCTTTTGGAAAGCCTTTGCTAAACGGAAACAAAAAATCAATTGGCTGTGTAAAAGAACTTCCGCAAGAAAAAATTCTTTTAGAAACGGACGCTCCGTACCAGACCTTAAAAGACGAAGAAAAAACGTCTCCGCTGCAAATCAAGCAGGTTTATGAAAAGACTTGCGAAATCCGCGGCATAAATGTGGAAGAATTTGAAAATTGCATGCTGAAAAATTTCTTTAATGCGTTTGATCTTGCTGAAATAAATTGTTTCTGA
- a CDS encoding esterase-like activity of phytase family protein gives MKRQLFYALAAAAAFLPVSCASTSKAGLDSASPFEKVGLDGSKVPYTILAKTADGVEIQNGGYGSDACAHPTDSTLFYLLTDRGPNIDFKGGSGKGKMFPVPSYAPRIGLFKMNDDGSVSLVKEITLKTPDGKDITGLPNPAGKGATGEIAYDLDGNILGTDEYGLDSEGIVAMKDGTFWISDEYGPHIVHYDADGKQIERISPFGMDTGKRHLPAVLARRRANRGMEGLAATPDGKTLVGIMQSTLFNPSKKEISNKQLVRIVTFDIRTGSTKQYAYIQNKETDSTCGITALSDTEFAVIERDGKFSGEKEAHKYLFKIDIKGATDITGENPESKEGLLINGKTLEQCSTEEIEAAGIKPVKKEFLVDLVEYLPNKYPHDKLEGLWILDSSTIAVANDNDFAINVENNQLVQKKLPGTGSIDDDVIYVIKLPRSLR, from the coding sequence ATGAAAAGGCAATTATTTTATGCTTTGGCAGCAGCGGCGGCTTTTCTGCCGGTTTCCTGCGCCTCAACATCAAAGGCTGGATTGGACTCAGCTTCTCCGTTTGAAAAAGTCGGCCTGGACGGAAGCAAAGTTCCATACACAATTCTTGCAAAGACAGCAGACGGAGTTGAAATCCAGAACGGCGGATACGGCTCGGACGCATGCGCCCATCCAACGGATTCAACTCTCTTCTATCTGTTGACAGACCGCGGGCCGAACATCGACTTTAAGGGCGGAAGCGGAAAAGGAAAAATGTTCCCGGTTCCTTCTTACGCGCCAAGAATCGGGCTTTTCAAGATGAACGATGACGGCTCAGTTTCGCTTGTAAAGGAAATCACTCTTAAAACTCCTGACGGAAAAGATATAACCGGGCTTCCAAATCCTGCCGGAAAAGGCGCGACCGGAGAAATCGCCTACGACCTTGACGGAAACATTCTTGGAACAGACGAGTACGGACTTGACAGCGAGGGAATCGTTGCTATGAAAGACGGAACTTTCTGGATTTCTGATGAATACGGGCCGCACATTGTCCATTACGACGCGGACGGAAAGCAGATTGAAAGAATAAGCCCGTTCGGAATGGACACAGGAAAAAGACATCTTCCGGCAGTTCTTGCGCGCCGCCGTGCAAACCGCGGAATGGAAGGGCTTGCGGCAACTCCTGACGGAAAAACTCTTGTCGGAATCATGCAGTCCACACTTTTCAATCCCTCAAAAAAAGAGATTTCAAACAAGCAGCTTGTGCGCATTGTAACTTTTGACATTAGAACTGGAAGCACAAAGCAGTACGCTTATATCCAGAACAAGGAGACAGACTCAACCTGCGGAATTACGGCTCTTTCAGACACAGAATTTGCTGTGATTGAGCGTGACGGAAAGTTTTCTGGCGAAAAGGAAGCGCATAAGTATCTTTTCAAGATTGACATTAAAGGCGCGACCGACATAACAGGAGAAAATCCAGAATCTAAAGAAGGACTTTTAATAAACGGCAAAACTCTTGAGCAGTGCAGCACGGAAGAGATTGAGGCGGCTGGAATCAAGCCTGTAAAAAAGGAATTCCTTGTTGACCTTGTGGAATATCTTCCGAACAAGTATCCGCACGACAAGCTTGAAGGCCTTTGGATTTTAGACAGCAGCACAATCGCCGTGGCAAACGACAACGACTTTGCAATAAATGTTGAAAACAACCAGCTTGTGCAGAAAAAACTCCCCGGAACAGGCAGCATTGACGACGACGTGATTTATGTAATAAAGCTTCCAAGGAGTTTGAGATAA
- the secG gene encoding preprotein translocase subunit SecG: MAVLKTILLIAFVIICVLLVLLVLVQNEENNGMGSAFGGGQSTAFGARSASVLTKTTGVLAALFFVTAFGISLLNKAPAKEDLSSTVKEIQGEQASSEDNGSWLQEELSPAEK; encoded by the coding sequence ATGGCTGTTTTAAAAACAATCCTTCTCATTGCGTTTGTAATTATTTGTGTGCTTTTAGTTCTTCTTGTTCTTGTTCAGAATGAAGAAAATAATGGCATGGGAAGCGCTTTTGGCGGCGGACAGTCTACAGCTTTTGGCGCCCGTTCAGCGAGTGTTCTTACAAAAACAACTGGTGTTCTTGCCGCATTGTTCTTTGTAACTGCTTTTGGAATTTCACTTTTGAACAAAGCTCCTGCAAAGGAAGACTTGTCATCTACTGTAAAGGAAATTCAGGGAGAACAGGCTTCTTCTGAGGATAACGGAAGCTGGCTTCAGGAGGAGCTTAGCCCTGCTGAAAAATAA
- a CDS encoding PTS sugar transporter subunit IIA: MVFSKIFSPKSIIVNLESEDKDELFEEMVQVIHSEHPEVSRDDALSVLHAREAQMSTGIMHGVAVPHGICSSVKGCVGAIGISRKGIDYDALDGSPVNLVFMLLCGLNDNNILLEILKELAVVLQDPLFITKLFEKTSPQEVFDALCEAESQ; the protein is encoded by the coding sequence ATGGTTTTTTCAAAAATATTCTCTCCTAAAAGCATAATTGTAAACCTTGAAAGCGAAGACAAAGACGAGCTTTTTGAGGAAATGGTGCAAGTTATCCATTCTGAACACCCGGAAGTTAGCAGAGACGACGCTCTGTCTGTTCTTCATGCACGTGAAGCTCAAATGAGTACTGGCATAATGCACGGTGTCGCAGTTCCGCATGGAATTTGTAGTTCTGTAAAAGGCTGTGTCGGAGCAATAGGAATAAGCCGCAAAGGTATTGATTATGATGCCTTGGACGGTTCTCCTGTAAATCTTGTATTTATGCTTTTGTGCGGTCTGAACGACAATAATATTCTTCTTGAGATTTTAAAAGAACTTGCCGTTGTTCTGCAAGATCCTCTTTTTATAACAAAACTGTTTGAAAAAACTTCACCGCAGGAAGTATTCGATGCTTTGTGCGAGGCTGAATCTCAATAG